A window of the Thermoleophilia bacterium SCSIO 60948 genome harbors these coding sequences:
- a CDS encoding riboflavin synthase — MFTGLVREIGEVLRVDRDADGARIWVRCELAGELADGDSVSTSGVCLTVASLEDGAYRADVINQTLRVSSLGSLETGSRVNLEPALRAGEALGGHIVQGHVDGLARVTESRPDGFSTKLELELPRELRHLVVEHGSITLDGVSLTISALTRHGLEVSLIPETLERTTLGTKRVGDELNVEVDVVARYVERMSSAWENRGR, encoded by the coding sequence GTGTTCACAGGCCTGGTGAGGGAGATCGGTGAGGTGCTGCGCGTCGACCGCGACGCCGACGGCGCGAGGATCTGGGTCCGCTGCGAGCTGGCCGGGGAGCTCGCCGACGGCGACTCGGTCTCGACCTCGGGCGTCTGCCTGACCGTCGCCTCGCTCGAGGACGGCGCCTACCGCGCCGACGTGATCAACCAGACGCTCCGCGTCAGCTCGCTGGGTTCGCTCGAGACGGGTTCGCGGGTCAACCTCGAACCGGCGCTGCGCGCCGGCGAGGCGCTCGGCGGGCACATCGTCCAGGGCCACGTCGACGGACTCGCGCGGGTGACGGAGTCACGGCCCGACGGTTTCTCGACGAAGCTCGAGCTCGAGCTGCCGCGTGAGCTTCGTCACCTCGTCGTCGAGCACGGATCGATCACGCTGGACGGCGTGTCGCTGACTATCTCCGCCCTGACCCGTCACGGTCTCGAGGTCTCGTTGATCCCCGAGACGCTGGAGCGGACGACGCTGGGCACGAAGCGGGTCGGCGACGAGCTGAACGTCGAGGTCGACGTCGTGGCGCGGTACGTCGAGCGAATGAGCTCGGCATGGGAGAATCGAGGCAGGTGA
- a CDS encoding bifunctional 3,4-dihydroxy-2-butanone-4-phosphate synthase/GTP cyclohydrolase II has product MTDNEQGNPRGSATTATPFSTIEEAIEEIRQGRMVVVCDDEDRESEGDLTMAAQFATPESINFMAKEARGLICLALESARCEELGLDLMAAKNEAPLQTAFTVSIEAREGVTTGISAADRAQTIQVAVDPRSRPRDLVQPGHVFPLKAKSGGVLERTGHTEAAVDLARLAGVIPAGVICEIMNEDGSMARVKDLVGYCERHGLKMVTVADLIAYRRRTEKLVERVVSTAMPTEYGDFSVVGYRSLVDDKHHVAMVKGEVDGRSDILVRVHSECLTGDVFHSLRCDCGSQLAAALAQIEAEGSGVLLYLAQEGRGIGLLNKLRAYKLQEEGRDTVDANLELGLPADLRDYGIGAQILSDLGLTSIRILTNNPKKILGLEGYGLSVTEQVPIETPSNPHNERYLAAKRDRMGHRLHHQGLPLDEEMIHEEHRQDVEREALATRERPGAPGEEESR; this is encoded by the coding sequence ATGACAGACAACGAGCAGGGGAACCCGCGGGGGTCCGCGACCACGGCCACTCCGTTCTCGACCATCGAGGAGGCGATCGAGGAGATCCGCCAGGGCCGGATGGTCGTCGTCTGCGACGACGAGGACCGCGAGAGCGAGGGCGACCTGACGATGGCCGCCCAGTTCGCGACGCCCGAGTCGATCAACTTCATGGCCAAGGAGGCCCGCGGGCTGATCTGCCTCGCGCTCGAGTCCGCGCGTTGCGAGGAGCTCGGCCTCGACCTGATGGCGGCCAAGAACGAGGCGCCGCTCCAGACCGCGTTCACGGTCTCGATCGAGGCCCGCGAGGGCGTCACGACCGGCATCTCGGCCGCTGATCGCGCCCAGACGATCCAGGTCGCGGTCGATCCCCGCTCGCGACCCCGCGACCTCGTCCAGCCCGGTCACGTCTTCCCGCTCAAGGCCAAGTCCGGCGGCGTCCTCGAGCGCACCGGCCACACCGAGGCCGCGGTCGATCTCGCGCGCCTCGCCGGTGTCATCCCGGCGGGCGTGATCTGCGAGATCATGAACGAGGACGGCTCGATGGCCCGCGTCAAGGACCTCGTCGGCTACTGCGAGCGCCACGGACTCAAGATGGTCACGGTCGCCGACCTGATCGCCTACCGGCGGCGGACCGAGAAGCTCGTCGAGCGCGTCGTCTCGACCGCGATGCCGACCGAGTACGGCGACTTCTCGGTCGTCGGCTATCGCTCGCTCGTCGACGACAAGCATCACGTCGCGATGGTCAAGGGCGAGGTCGACGGCCGCTCCGACATCCTCGTGCGCGTCCATTCCGAGTGCCTGACCGGCGACGTCTTCCACTCGCTGCGCTGCGACTGCGGCTCCCAGCTCGCCGCCGCGCTGGCCCAGATCGAGGCCGAGGGGTCGGGCGTCCTGCTCTACCTCGCCCAGGAGGGGCGCGGGATCGGGCTGCTCAACAAGCTCCGCGCCTACAAGCTCCAGGAGGAGGGTCGCGACACCGTCGACGCCAACCTCGAGCTCGGGCTGCCCGCGGACCTGCGCGACTACGGGATCGGCGCCCAGATCCTCTCCGACCTCGGGTTGACCTCGATCCGGATCCTGACCAACAACCCGAAGAAGATCCTCGGCCTCGAGGGCTACGGGCTGTCGGTCACCGAGCAGGTGCCGATCGAGACACCTTCGAACCCGCACAACGAGCGCTACCTGGCCGCCAAGCGCGACCGCATGGGCCACCGCCTGCACCACCAGGGCCTGCCGCTCGACGAGGAGATGATCCACGAGGAGCATCGCCAGGACGTCGAGCGCGAGGCGCTCGCAACACGAGAGCGACCGGGTGCGCCCGGCGAGGAGGAGAGCCGATGA
- a CDS encoding 6,7-dimethyl-8-ribityllumazine synthase — protein MSAAADESFDERVFALCVANFYPDLAERLVNSATEAFLDGGVAPSSLVTYEVPGAFELPTAAKWCAETGRFDGVACLGAVIRGETSHYDHVCDEAARGIGAVARETGVPVAFGLLTCETREQAEERAGGGKRDQGRNAAVTLLRMSELRAELGRR, from the coding sequence ATGAGCGCAGCCGCCGACGAGAGCTTCGACGAGCGCGTCTTCGCGCTCTGCGTCGCGAACTTCTACCCCGACCTCGCCGAGCGGCTGGTCAACTCCGCGACCGAGGCGTTCCTCGACGGCGGGGTCGCTCCGAGCTCGCTGGTCACCTACGAGGTCCCCGGCGCCTTCGAGCTCCCGACGGCCGCGAAGTGGTGCGCCGAGACGGGCCGCTTCGACGGCGTCGCGTGCCTCGGCGCCGTGATTCGCGGCGAGACGAGCCACTACGACCACGTCTGCGACGAGGCCGCGCGCGGGATCGGCGCCGTCGCCCGCGAGACCGGGGTCCCGGTCGCCTTCGGACTGCTGACGTGCGAGACCCGCGAGCAGGCCGAGGAGCGCGCCGGCGGCGGTAAGCGAGATCAGGGCCGAAACGCCGCCGTGACGCTGCTGCGGATGAGCGAGCTGCGCGCCGAGCTCGGCCGGCGCTGA